The Nitriliruptor alkaliphilus DSM 45188 genome includes a region encoding these proteins:
- a CDS encoding DUF3592 domain-containing protein, giving the protein MLLVAALLAAAAVTRRSRRRRRLAGWTHTTGEVVAEEGVLNTRASARSFLPVVRLRFTTPDGQVVEATPRSGTYAGGSRVGRAVTVVYDPQEPTRFDAWPGRDRTGWLLGGVALGLVALAALAQL; this is encoded by the coding sequence ATGCTGCTCGTCGCGGCGCTCCTCGCCGCGGCGGCGGTCACGCGCCGGTCGCGTCGTCGGCGCCGCCTCGCCGGGTGGACCCACACCACGGGCGAGGTCGTGGCCGAGGAGGGGGTCCTCAACACCCGCGCCTCGGCGCGCTCGTTCCTGCCCGTCGTGAGGTTGAGGTTCACCACCCCCGACGGTCAGGTCGTCGAAGCGACGCCGAGGTCGGGCACCTACGCGGGCGGGAGCCGCGTCGGGCGGGCGGTGACGGTCGTCTACGACCCGCAGGAGCCGACCCGGTTCGACGCGTGGCCGGGCCGTGACCGGACCGGTTGGCTGCTGGGCGGGGTCGCGCTCGGTCTGGTCGCACTGGCAGCGTTGGCGCAGCTGTGA
- a CDS encoding CpaF family protein: MSAIDAADDRTLSPLAEIETRVLALAEDETLDLADDAARHRIRSLIEDEVARWRRDHDAGRRPFDLPTPELVVERAHRNLVGYGPLEPLLRDDDVWEVMINAPDQILVRRHRGVSGYHDETFHDDDHVLRTLTKLLDDASTSHRTLDPSEGLQDAQLDDGSRLHIVHRDVGRGGHLLVNIRRFTGVAYRSLDQLVAGGMLSVEVAALLRTAVRARASIVVAGAPGAGKTTLLACLAAELDPTLRVVTAEEVFELDVPLPNVAAMQTRPGRPDRPEVDLRRLVAGFLRMAPDVAIVGEVRDREALPLLLTLSSGVTGYTTIHAGTARQALTRLRFICQLADTRSELPLPALTNLVAGAVDLVVHVGRVDGRPCVTEVLAVEDVSGDASGATFTTTDLVRATPDGRAWRWSGALPVRLAELARTVGEDVRVDLAAIGRDHEGPR; the protein is encoded by the coding sequence GTGAGCGCCATCGACGCTGCCGACGACCGGACGCTCTCACCGCTCGCCGAGATCGAGACCCGCGTCCTCGCGCTCGCCGAGGACGAGACCCTCGACCTCGCCGACGATGCCGCCCGGCACCGCATCCGATCGCTGATCGAGGACGAGGTGGCGCGCTGGCGGCGCGACCACGATGCCGGACGTCGGCCGTTCGACCTGCCCACCCCCGAGCTCGTCGTGGAACGCGCCCACCGCAACCTCGTCGGCTACGGGCCGCTCGAACCGCTCCTGCGCGACGACGACGTGTGGGAGGTGATGATCAACGCGCCGGACCAGATCCTGGTGCGGCGCCACCGCGGGGTGTCCGGCTACCACGACGAGACCTTCCACGACGACGATCACGTCCTGCGCACGCTGACCAAGCTGCTCGACGACGCCTCGACCTCCCACCGCACCCTCGATCCGTCCGAGGGGTTGCAGGACGCCCAGCTCGACGACGGCTCGCGGCTGCACATCGTCCACCGCGACGTCGGACGCGGTGGCCACCTGCTGGTCAACATCCGCCGCTTCACCGGCGTGGCGTACCGCTCGCTCGACCAGCTCGTGGCCGGCGGGATGTTGTCGGTGGAGGTCGCCGCGCTCCTGCGCACCGCCGTGCGGGCCCGCGCTTCGATCGTGGTGGCCGGGGCACCCGGGGCCGGCAAGACCACCCTCCTCGCCTGCCTCGCTGCGGAGCTCGACCCCACGCTGCGCGTGGTGACCGCCGAGGAGGTCTTCGAGCTCGACGTGCCGCTGCCGAACGTCGCCGCCATGCAGACCCGTCCCGGCCGCCCCGACCGCCCAGAGGTCGACCTGCGCCGGCTCGTGGCCGGGTTCCTGCGCATGGCTCCCGACGTCGCCATCGTCGGTGAGGTCCGCGATCGCGAGGCGCTCCCGTTGCTGCTCACCCTGTCCTCAGGGGTGACCGGCTACACCACGATCCACGCGGGGACGGCTCGACAGGCGCTGACCCGCCTGCGGTTCATCTGTCAGCTGGCCGACACGCGCTCCGAGCTGCCCCTGCCGGCGCTCACCAACCTCGTGGCCGGCGCGGTCGATCTGGTGGTGCACGTCGGCCGCGTCGACGGCCGCCCCTGCGTCACCGAGGTGCTCGCCGTCGAGGATGTCTCGGGTGACGCGAGCGGGGCCACGTTCACCACCACCGACCTCGTACGGGCCACCCCGGACGGGCGGGCGTGGCGCTGGAGCGGCGCGCTGCCGGTGCGCCTCGCCGAGCTCGCCCGCACGGTCGGTGAGGACGTCCGGGTCGACCTCGCTGCGATCGGCCGCGATCACGAGGGACCGCGGTGA
- a CDS encoding type II secretion system F family protein, whose amino-acid sequence MNGPFGTLILAALAGAGAYLWATAVLLGWRGLGPGLGAGRKAAQRRSATDVLAQAGLEGVRPAQFLAVCVAVGTVLGLVAWALFGGWPVALAVGVVGALAPAAVVRRRQHRRREQARDAWPRLLEELRLQVVSVGRSVPQALVEVGHRAPEDLRPAFAASAREWQRSTDLDRALDVLKAQLADPAADAVCETLLVAHEVGGRDVDRRLRELVTDRTVDVQQRRDARAKQAGARFARTFVLIVPVGMAAVGLAIGDGRGAYAAPGAQLLVLAAIGGIAACWWWAGRLLRLPEPDRVFVARDERATGRPA is encoded by the coding sequence GTGAACGGCCCGTTCGGCACCTTGATCCTGGCCGCGCTCGCCGGAGCCGGTGCCTACCTGTGGGCCACCGCGGTGCTGCTCGGTTGGCGCGGGCTCGGCCCCGGGCTGGGTGCTGGGCGCAAGGCAGCACAGCGCCGCTCCGCGACCGACGTGCTCGCGCAGGCCGGTCTCGAAGGGGTGCGGCCGGCGCAGTTCCTCGCCGTGTGCGTCGCCGTCGGGACGGTGCTCGGCCTGGTCGCCTGGGCGCTGTTCGGTGGCTGGCCGGTCGCCCTGGCGGTCGGTGTCGTCGGTGCCCTGGCGCCGGCGGCGGTCGTCCGACGCCGTCAGCACCGCCGTCGCGAGCAGGCCCGCGACGCGTGGCCCCGCCTCCTCGAGGAGCTGCGTCTCCAGGTGGTCAGCGTCGGCCGGTCCGTGCCGCAGGCGCTCGTCGAGGTGGGGCACCGCGCGCCCGAGGACCTGCGACCTGCGTTCGCCGCGTCGGCGCGTGAGTGGCAGCGATCCACCGACCTCGACCGCGCGCTCGACGTGCTGAAGGCGCAGCTGGCCGACCCCGCGGCCGACGCGGTGTGCGAGACGTTGCTGGTCGCCCACGAGGTCGGTGGCCGTGACGTCGACCGACGGCTGCGTGAACTGGTCACCGACCGCACCGTCGACGTCCAGCAGCGACGCGACGCCCGGGCCAAACAGGCCGGCGCGCGGTTCGCCCGGACCTTCGTGCTGATCGTCCCGGTCGGCATGGCGGCGGTGGGCCTGGCCATCGGTGACGGGCGCGGTGCCTACGCGGCACCCGGGGCGCAACTGCTGGTCCTCGCCGCGATCGGCGGTATCGCGGCGTGCTGGTGGTGGGCCGGGCGTCTCCTGCGCCTCCCCGAGCCCGATCGGGTCTTCGTCGCACGGGACGAACGCGCGACCGGCAGGCCGGCGTGA
- a CDS encoding LysM peptidoglycan-binding domain-containing protein, producing MPDRGVVVAAARGIVRLMVWCAALAMVLVALHRLPVPADALDLASREPADLMPVLLRGARWIALACAWYLAGATTLSTVTTVLAWRPLRRLEDAVTLPVVRRLVHAGLGASLVVGVGLGPATVAAATPGPPGVAPGPPGASGAPAPLAELRDPPVDDPPRAPRIAELPGPRAPDVAEPTRDEDEPPLVAPTRAEADVDLPASGVATHEVVPGESFWSIAADLTADEFGREPEDGEIFERWIALIEVNRDRLLIPDDPDLLLPGQQLRLPGGGR from the coding sequence GTGCCGGACCGGGGGGTCGTCGTGGCAGCTGCTCGCGGGATCGTCCGGCTCATGGTGTGGTGCGCGGCGCTCGCCATGGTCCTCGTGGCACTCCACCGCCTGCCGGTGCCTGCCGACGCCCTCGATCTCGCCAGCCGCGAACCGGCCGATCTGATGCCGGTCCTGCTCCGCGGCGCCCGGTGGATCGCGCTCGCCTGCGCGTGGTACCTCGCCGGCGCCACGACCCTCTCGACGGTGACCACGGTGCTGGCGTGGCGGCCCCTCCGGCGGCTCGAGGATGCGGTGACGCTTCCCGTCGTGCGCCGCCTCGTGCATGCGGGCCTCGGTGCGTCCCTGGTCGTGGGGGTCGGCCTCGGGCCGGCGACCGTTGCGGCCGCGACTCCCGGCCCACCCGGCGTCGCGCCGGGGCCACCCGGCGCCTCGGGTGCGCCCGCGCCGTTGGCCGAGCTCAGAGACCCGCCGGTCGACGACCCGCCGCGAGCACCGCGGATCGCTGAGCTGCCGGGCCCGCGGGCACCCGACGTCGCCGAGCCGACCCGGGACGAGGACGAACCACCGCTCGTGGCGCCGACCCGCGCCGAGGCCGACGTGGACCTGCCGGCGAGCGGTGTCGCGACCCACGAGGTCGTGCCGGGGGAGTCGTTCTGGTCGATCGCCGCGGACCTCACCGCCGACGAGTTCGGCCGCGAACCCGAAGACGGCGAGATCTTCGAGCGCTGGATCGCGCTCATCGAGGTCAACCGCGACCGGCTCCTGATCCCCGACGACCCCGATCTACTGCTCCCCGGGCAGCAGCTCCGCCTGCCGGGCGGTGGCCGGTGA
- a CDS encoding helix-turn-helix domain-containing protein has protein sequence MAGHGDDAIAWLSTKEAARHLGIATATLYRLIDSGELPAYRIGRVIRLKQAEVDAFIEGARIQPGTLEHVDVDGTEDG, from the coding sequence GTGGCCGGGCACGGGGACGACGCGATCGCGTGGTTGTCGACCAAGGAGGCGGCACGCCACCTCGGCATCGCCACGGCCACGCTGTACCGGTTGATCGACTCGGGGGAGCTGCCCGCCTACCGGATCGGACGCGTCATCCGGCTCAAGCAGGCCGAGGTCGATGCCTTCATCGAGGGTGCACGCATCCAACCCGGCACCCTCGAGCACGTCGACGTGGACGGCACCGAGGACGGGTAG